In the Agelaius phoeniceus isolate bAgePho1 chromosome 11, bAgePho1.hap1, whole genome shotgun sequence genome, one interval contains:
- the KLF15 gene encoding Krueppel-like factor 15 yields MVDHLLPTDESFSSTRSSLGYFGDMTAGVRSYQMLPSPLSEDDSDSSSFCSCSSPDSQVLSSSYGSTSSAESQDSILDYLLSQASLGNTTASWWDKRRLQPIVKEEYFRLPEFPVDMEDSGPFQPTLEEIEEFLEENMDLELKERPKSETKDLRACSQVSVASLQQKDHMLPSTSLKESKNEQLTSSTEGGQASNGGMTLENGIPVMLQIQPVQIKQESNTSPTSQGPAQENIKIAQLLVNIQGQTFALVPQIVQSSNLNLSSKFVRIAPVPIAAKPIGPGGMIQGQTGIIMGQKFQKNPAAELIKMHKCSFPGCTKMYTKSSHLKAHLRRHTGEKPFACTWPGCGWRFSRSDELSRHRRSHSGVKPYQCPVCEKKFARSDHLSKHIKVHRFPRSSRSVRAVN; encoded by the exons ATGGTGGATCACTTGCTGCCTACTGATGAATCCTTTTCATCAACAAGATCTTCCCTTGGATACTTTGGGGACATGACAGCTGGAGTGAGGTCCTACCAAATGCTGCCCTCTCCCCTGTCAGAAGATGACAGTGACTCATCCAGCTTTTGTTCTTGTTCCAGCCCTGACTCCCAGGTCCTCAGCTCCAGCTATGGAAGCACATCCAGTGCAGAAAGTCAGGACAGTATCTTAGACTATTTATTGTCCCAGGCATCTTTGGGGAACACCACTGCATCATGGTGGGACAAAAGGAGACTTCAGCCAATAGTGAAAGAGGAGTACTTTAGGTTGCCTGAATTTCCTGTGGATATGGAAGACTCAGGACCATTTCAGCCCACACTTGAGGAAATTGAGGAGTTTTTGGAGGAGAACATGGACTTGGAGCTCAAAGAAAGACCTAAAAGCGAGACCAAGGACTTGAGAGCTTGCAGCCAGGTTTCTGTTGCTTCTCTGCAGCAAAAAGACCATATGCTACCCAGTACTAGTTTAAAAGAGAGTAAAAATGAGCAGTTGACTAGCTCAACGGAAGGTGGCCAAGCTTCAAATGGAGGAATGACCCTGGAGAATGGAATACCTGTTATGCTCCAAATCCAGCCTGTGCAGATCAAACAGGAGTCCAACACGAGCCCCACTTCCCAAGGACCAGCACAGGAGAACATTAAAATTGCACAGCTCCTAGTCAACATCCAAGGACAGACATTTGCCCTTGTGCCTCAGATAGTTCAGTCGTCCAATTTGAACTTGTCCTCTAAATTTGTCCGCATCGCTCCCGTCCCCATCGCCGCCAAGCCAATTGGGCCAGGGGGCATGATCCAGGGGCAGACGGGAATCATCATGGGTCAGAAATTTCAAAAGAACCCTGCAGCTGAACTCATTAAAATGCATAAATGTTCTTTTCCTGGCTGCACCAAGATGTACACGAAAAGCAGCCATTTGAAAGCCCACCTGAGGAGGCACACAGGAGAAAAGCCCTTTGCGTGCACGTGGCCGGGCTGTGGATGGAG GTTCTCCAGGTCAGACGAGCTGTCCCGGCACAGGCGCTCCCACTCGGGGGTGAAGCCCTACCAGTGTCCAGTGTGTGAGAAGAAGTTTGCTCGAAGTGACCACTTGTCCAAGCACATCAAGGTGCACCGGTTCCCGCGCAGCAGCCGCTCCGTGCGCGCCGTGAACTGA